The following nucleotide sequence is from Macrobrachium nipponense isolate FS-2020 chromosome 21, ASM1510439v2, whole genome shotgun sequence.
AATCAGATAAGATGTAAAAATGGCAAAACAGTATACATACAAGAATGGCATTCTAGTACTGTCCATTTAATGAAGTAAAATCACCTTGAGTAGATTATCAGGAAGTTCTCAAATATACAATTTTCTTCCACTAGCACTGCACATCTTCCTATACCTACTAAACAAATACTTGCCAGGGATACCACATCAAATGTGTGAACTGTGATAATCAAAGTGTTTGAAGGGAACTTTTGAATTGGTTGCATAGTATTTCCAGTAACACTGGTTAAGTTACATATTACCGAGCCCAACTAATTATCCATAATATTATTGTACAACGATGAATAATTGGTACCGTGGaaaaagtgcacttcaaaactgGCTGAAGactgccagcattcaaacatggCTACAAAAACAAAGCATATTTTTTGGGCAGCAAATACATTTTTCAGTCTAAACTATTCACCAAGAAATATGCTTTAATAACTGGCTTTAACTTTTAAGGCCACCCACAACAAGTTGATGGTTAACAatggtacaataataataatgaataattgttCTATAATTTTCTATCTTAAAACATGTGAAACGTATAAAGTATCAGAACTACAACAAACGTGTACAATTCTTACCTCTTTGTATGGAGAGAATATTGCAAAAGGAAGTCCAGGTTTCAGAAACTTGAGGAGCTGAGTAGTGACGTTAACTGGATGCTGGCGGCACGCTACTACCAACCCTTCAATACCTTCTTGCAAAACTGATAATGATACCTGGACATCTTCAATTTGTTTTCTAACAAACTGAAAAGACAAAAATGTGATTTTGAGTAATACACTGAAGCcaaaattttctgaaaaattattcaaattagtCCTAATTACACAGACGAGCTGTGAAAGTATTCTAAGCCTACCCTCCTTTTCAGCAAAAACATTAAAGTTATTTAAAATGCCATATACACCACCTttataattacataatttttataaaaggCTGTATCCTTAAGTTCTCATTTGTTTTGCAATCAAAACTATTatagtaattttttcttaattttccttcAACAAAATTCCTTAACATTCCAATGATGTTTCACTCTATTTCTTATATTCTGTTctgtcaggtaaaaaaaaatcttcatcaaaATACACAGTTAAACATCACAAATGAAGAATATCACTACAAAAATCACAACAGAATTTCCAAAAACTTAACCCACAAAAATTCCAAATTAATATTTACAATTCTGTAAGCAATCAATCAAGAAGATCACAAATGGAATTGTCCTTTGATTAAGGATGTAATATACTTAACACTTAAAATGATCTATAGTTACTGAATAATGTCTTCTGTACTACTTACAACTTTAGGTTTGCCAAGTTGAGTGTCTTTATCACTTGcttcattattaatttcattttcacctACTTCCTTTGTACAATGCTCTTCCTTTGACAATGACTCTTCCTCTGAAAAGAAGTTAAAGACAGAGAAATCACCATTTTTAAATAAGAAGGTAATCTCTAACCATAAGTCTTATTCCTGCCTTTATGAAAATCTCAGCTGCCAATCctcagaaaaagaaaacaaaaagatccAATGTTCCTGGTAATGAAGCACATCCATTATGGGTAACCTACAACCCCAGAGCATACAATGTGATACAGATAAAGCAAGGGATACAAAAAAGTAAGGGCAACAATGGTTGTGGGTTAAGGCCTTTTCAAgataaaacactaaaacaaaaatttaatttaaaaaataccaaACTTTGCCAATATAAGtcataatataaaaacataaataaaaaagtcctGTCAATCAGAAATATAAAATTGTACGTACTATTATCTTGGTGTATTTCAGAACCATTCTCTATTGATTTGAACTCCTCTATATCCGGAACttttgtaaaattaataaaagacatAACTTCCAGTTCAGGTACGGTAAAATTCATGAGGTCCACTGCTTCTCTGAAGAAACAAAAACTCATGAAAAAATCTCAGAATTATCAAAAGGCaagttattttaaaagaaaaagtcaGCGAAGTCATTAGCTATTTTTATTCAACACAATATCATTTACAAATTTAAACTTTGTATTACCTTTGACTGTATCTTATGAAACAAGATACATACTGTTATATTGCCTAAAACACTCATTAAATCTGACTTTCTGTGTCTGCTATCAATGAAAATTACACATTCCAGTTGCCACAAATTAACGGCAAAAATATTTCAGTCATGGACATAACCTACCTCTGTGGATGATTACCATGATAGACATGTACTAAATGACCACTTGTGCCCATTCTATGTAGCATGGCCGCAGTTACCAATCCCGCTGTGCCAGACTCAAACACAGCAAAATTACCGCCTGGCTGGATATTTGCATAACAGAGGAGTTGTGAAAGTGTGTCAACACGAAGATTCCTGGAAGAGAAGATAGCAAAATGAACAATTTTAATTTAAGACAGATTAAATAATTTTCATCTACTCTTGATAATTTGAAAGTTTTCCTATCCCACAACGTTAAAACTAAAACATCAAAGTAAAATAAAGGGCCTCTTACCCAGAATCACTGGGACCAAGCTTGTTCCAAACAAAGGGTGAGGGTTATGATGAAACTATAAGTACTATTATACAGTTTAAATGTTTGAAATATTGCAATGGTTGAGAGAGTGTCTGCTAATATAATTTAGAGCAATTATTTTGAGTAGGATATAAATCAGATTTTGGTAGATGTTCTCTGGTGCCCTGCAGCTAATGACGACAACAGTTACATATTTGGTACTCTTTCTAATGTTTCTATCAAATTTTGAACTATAGCTAATTCACTGTATATCCAGGTGAAATTGTAATTTTGTACTATAAACCCTCAAGACTTATGTGCCAAACCTGTCTAATATTACTTACGATATCTTGAGTGGATCTTGATGATAATACATTCTACTTAAGAGCCGTATGGAAGGTTTATGTATGGTTAGAACTTCTGCATATTTTTTGTGTTTcttgtttacatatttttcttgtGAGTACACAGTCTTTTCCTTGAATGTTGCACTATTCTCAGTTATAGTCTGCACAACCTGAAAAAGGAGTCAATCACAATGAAATTTCTCATAGAACATTAAATTCTTGCAATTCCATCATGTCATTTAGTATTATGCACAGTCTATGTACTATACTTTTTAACAACTTAACCTAAAGACTAATTCTGAATTTAAGTATATTCTCAAAGGTTTGGGCTTTaaaacatgtatatgaaaaatgctAACACAACTACGGATTATGTTCCCAAAGGCtttaataattttccttatttgcTTGCTTGTAAAAATACTACCCCTGGAGCTTCTGTCTAAATTTACCCATAGCTGAGTAGGAAACACCACTGGTCAGATTCATGTTGCAAGATTtatgttattaattatttgttctaaacaaatgaaaatcaaaaacttgtgagtaatgaaaataaagctaaaaaaagtCTGGGGTTTGTGGTCAGAGCCTTCCTTACATATGGATAATTCAAATACTCTATCCTAAAAAACCACATCTCGGGAAAAAACCAGTCATACCTGGGTATGAGCTGAGTAAGGATGCTTAGGTTTGGATAAATTACTGTTAAGTGAATCAAAAGAAATATATGTTAAAAAGTTGCAAACCTACCTATCAAGCATATTTACTAATGGTATTTGTGGTTGATTTGAAATTCTAAATGTATGACGCTTAGAGAAAGCAGTAGCCTCGTCAGGGCCAAATCCACAATGATGGGGCTAAAAGTgcaaattattattaagatacagcactatatattttatattgtaattccTGCCACCAGCTTGAATCAGTTCCTGAAACTTTTTTGGGTTTTTAATAATTTGAtacttatttttatgaaaatacaaaccCTCAATTTTTTATAGGAGATTTACTCCTTGACAGTCTTGTGAAACATGACATGTTCTTCCTTCAccacccaaaaaaaataatacctgAACCACTTATAGATGATAGCATAGGATGGAATAGCTGATAGGGCCCTGTACTTGTAATAAAAATCAGGGGAAACCTTTCTCTCCATACACTAGGGAAGATACAGGTagtaatatatagttattataaaaTGCTTCACACCTGGCAACCTCTTGTTGAAAGGAAGGCAAAAAAGAAACATCTACTGGTTGAAGCCTAAGATAGGTTGCTCTGTTGTGTAACTTGCCAGCACCTGGCCCACTCTACATATACATAGTCTCGGCAGCTGAGGTCCTATCAAAGGAAGGGTAAAATATTTCCCATCATTCACCCATTCATCCAACGCTTATGCTCATTCTTGAGCTTAACACTAGATGCTATTCTGAGCAGCCACCTTAGGTCCTCAGGTGTCCAAGGAATGAGCAGCCACCTTAGGCCCTCAGGTGTCCAAGAAAGTGTGGATGACACCCCTTAAGGCCCGTCCATACGGTCAAGCTTTGCTCGAACTCTGCTTGAAGTGATGTCAGAAGCTGGGAAACAgtggataaggttctgactttttaCGCTTCTTACATCACATCGAGCAAAGCTCAACCTTGTGGACAGGGCTTTAGTCAGTGGCACCAGAACCCCATCCTTCAATTGACACCTTACCTACCTGCTGCTAACTGTCTGCCTAGTTAACAAGCACCAAAAATATTTCAGTTAGTAATGGAATACccctatataaaagaaaattatttaaatttttgtatgatCAATGTACTGTTTTTCCTAGTTATCAATGTTGTACATTATTATTCTTCAtgcagaaaacaaataaaactacggtactgttttttttattattctccacTACCATGAAATGCAGGTTTATTGACCAATTTTGCttctttctgtaaaaaaaaaaaaaaaaaaaaaaaaaaaagtacatttgcCTTACTTGTCTTCCACTTAATCCTGATGACTTAAGCTGTATAATTTCTTCTGGTGTTAATTTCTGAGAACGACCATCATCACAAAGGTCTCTGTTGTCTTCACCGCCACTTTTAACTGCAACAATAAAAGTGAGCTCTAAAGGAAATGGTAGGTTTTGTATTAAAACCAAACAGGTTTCCACCATGAAGTACAATACAATATCATAATGCAAATATTAAATTACCTAGTCACTGTTCTTGGAACTAAATATCATCTACACTAGCCTAAACATACGTACACTCTGACAATCGAAGATTTCTTTATGCATGAGAATATATTTCTTGAtttctaagaaaaaattaaaatcaagcaATCATGCAAAACTAATAAACAGTCATCGACTTCCTAAATTTTCAATAATTCGGTACAGTTTCAAAGACCTGATACTCACCAATGTTCAG
It contains:
- the LOC135197741 gene encoding tRNA (adenine(58)-N(1))-methyltransferase non-catalytic subunit TRM6-like, with translation MPLSSKIQEDLNVIVERSTYLKSCRIRTGRTYTFGKRGEGQFTLNLDGAVGSPYGSSFRMERVSNKLYNVKLIEDNVGSLNIVKSGGEDNRDLCDDGRSQKLTPEEIIQLKSSGLSGRQVVQTITENSATFKEKTVYSQEKYVNKKHKKYAEVLTIHKPSIRLLSRMYYHQDPLKISNLRVDTLSQLLCYANIQPGGNFAVFESGTAGLVTAAMLHRMGTSGHLVHVYHGNHPQREAVDLMNFTVPELEVMSFINFTKVPDIEEFKSIENGSEIHQDNKEESLSKEEHCTKEVGENEINNEASDKDTQLGKPKVFVRKQIEDVQVSLSVLQEGIEGLVVACRQHPVNVTTQLLKFLKPGLPFAIFSPYKEPLMTLYFEVKSQNCTNLRLSETWLRHYQVLPQRTHPEVNMSGGGGYLLYGTRISKE